A stretch of the Streptosporangium sp. NBC_01755 genome encodes the following:
- a CDS encoding ABC transporter ATP-binding protein → MRQGLGVLGVAIRAEKAIFAAAVLSSALYGLMTVAAAWALGWATDHVVLPAFENGRITTGALTFGALIILGVSLLKALGVAGRRYFAGVMQYRMQARSRRDVTRQYLRLPLAWHHRHPTGQLLSNAGSDVEAAWAPLAPLPMAVGVVVMLVTAAVAMVITDPILALVGFLVFPAIAVLNLVYQRRLNPLATRAQQLRAEVSEIAHESFDGALVVKTLGREDDETARFLAKADELRDANIAVGRVRGLFDPVLEALPTLGVLAVLLIGAMRLESGAIGSGVLVQVAYLFTLLAFPIRALGWVLAELPRAVVGYRRIREVLDATGSMEHGAVELAGTAPARLEVRGLGYAYGGGDGDGDGDFPVLHDVSLEVDPGRTVALVGPTGSGKSTLAQTFVRLVDPVRGNVLVDGTDLREVTRGGVSDAVALVPQQTFLFDDTVRGNVTLGRPVGDEDVWEALRLAQAEGFVSALPTGLDTKVGERGTTLSGGQRQRIALARALVRRPRLLVLDDATSSVDPQVEARILYGLRDAAQVSTVVVIAYRMATIALADEIVYLEHGRVVDRGGHAELLARCEGYRNLVTAYERQEAERDALDAEQEEEVSA, encoded by the coding sequence ATGCGTCAGGGGCTCGGTGTCCTCGGGGTGGCGATCCGAGCGGAAAAAGCGATCTTCGCCGCCGCGGTGCTGTCCAGCGCCCTGTACGGCCTGATGACCGTCGCGGCGGCGTGGGCGCTCGGCTGGGCGACCGACCACGTCGTGCTGCCCGCCTTCGAGAACGGGCGGATCACGACCGGCGCGCTGACCTTCGGCGCGCTGATCATCCTCGGAGTCTCCCTGCTCAAGGCGCTGGGCGTGGCGGGTCGGCGGTATTTCGCCGGGGTCATGCAGTACCGGATGCAGGCCCGCTCCCGCCGGGACGTCACCCGGCAGTATCTGAGGCTTCCGCTGGCCTGGCACCACAGGCACCCGACCGGGCAGCTGCTGTCGAACGCCGGCTCCGACGTCGAGGCCGCCTGGGCGCCGCTCGCGCCGCTGCCGATGGCGGTCGGCGTCGTGGTGATGCTGGTCACCGCGGCCGTCGCAATGGTGATCACCGACCCGATCCTCGCCCTCGTCGGTTTCCTGGTCTTTCCCGCGATCGCCGTGCTCAACCTGGTCTACCAGCGAAGACTCAACCCGCTGGCCACCCGCGCCCAGCAGCTGCGCGCGGAGGTCAGCGAGATCGCCCACGAGAGCTTCGACGGCGCCCTGGTCGTCAAGACCCTCGGCCGCGAGGACGATGAGACCGCCAGGTTCCTGGCCAAGGCCGATGAGCTGCGCGACGCCAACATCGCCGTCGGCCGGGTCCGCGGCCTGTTCGACCCGGTGCTTGAGGCGCTGCCCACCCTGGGTGTGCTCGCCGTGCTGCTGATCGGCGCGATGCGGCTGGAGAGCGGCGCGATCGGCTCCGGCGTGCTCGTCCAGGTCGCCTACCTGTTCACCCTGCTGGCCTTCCCGATCCGCGCGCTGGGCTGGGTGCTCGCCGAACTGCCCCGGGCCGTCGTCGGCTACCGGCGGATCCGGGAGGTGCTCGACGCGACCGGCTCCATGGAGCACGGCGCCGTCGAGCTGGCCGGCACCGCCCCCGCCAGGCTGGAGGTCCGCGGCCTCGGCTACGCCTACGGCGGCGGTGACGGTGACGGTGACGGTGACTTCCCCGTTCTGCACGACGTGAGCCTGGAGGTCGACCCCGGCCGCACCGTCGCCCTGGTCGGCCCCACCGGTTCCGGCAAGTCCACGCTCGCCCAGACCTTCGTCCGCCTGGTCGATCCGGTACGGGGCAACGTCCTGGTGGACGGCACGGACCTGCGCGAGGTCACCAGGGGCGGGGTCAGCGACGCGGTGGCGCTGGTGCCGCAGCAGACGTTCCTGTTCGACGACACCGTACGGGGCAACGTCACCCTCGGCCGGCCGGTCGGCGACGAGGACGTCTGGGAGGCGCTGCGCCTGGCCCAGGCCGAGGGGTTCGTCAGCGCCCTTCCCACGGGGCTGGACACCAAGGTCGGAGAGCGCGGCACCACCCTCTCCGGTGGCCAGCGCCAGCGGATCGCCCTGGCCCGCGCGCTGGTGCGCCGCCCGCGGCTGCTCGTCCTGGACGACGCCACCTCCAGCGTCGACCCGCAGGTCGAGGCCAGAATCCTGTATGGGCTGAGGGACGCGGCCCAGGTCTCCACGGTGGTCGTCATCGCCTACCGGATGGCCACCATCGCCCTGGCCGACGAGATCGTCTATCTGGAGCACGGCCGGGTCGTCGACAGGGGCGGCCACGCGGAGCTGCTCGCCCGCTGCGAGGGCTACCGCAACCTGGTCACCGCCTACGAACGTCAGGAAGCCGAACGCGACGCGCTCGACGCGGAGCAAGAGGAAGAGGTCAGCGCTTGA
- a CDS encoding ABC transporter ATP-binding protein: protein MSSFQGVERSGVATVRHGLSLTPEFRKGLAGTLALAVVATVGKIIVPIAVQQTIDTGLGGAAPDLAYVRTAVLLCAAAVVLTALCAYLMNVRLYRATESSLATLRVRGFRHVHDLSVLTQNSERRGALVSRVTGDVDQISTFMQWGGLMIIIALGQLLVSTVLMFVYSWQLALVVWACFLPLMVVLPRFQRWLSGAYTRVRERTGDMLSAVSESVVGAAVIRAHGSEARTAERLDATIDANKAAQARTQRIVATVFPLTEIVASVALAAVVLVGVRLGLAGEITVGRLVAFLFLITLFVSPMQVATEVLNEAQNAIAGWRRILGVLDTPPDVADPGPEGVELPRGPISVSFEDVGFSYPGGVPVLHEVSANIPPRSRIAVVGETGSGKTTFAKLLTRLMDPVSGRITVDGHDLRTVRFSSLRRRIVMVPQDGFLFDGTLAENIAFGRPSATEEEIRLAMTELGLTDWLEGLPADLSTRVGQRGESLSAGERQLVALARAYLADPDLLLLDEATSAVDPATEVRLARALEGVTRGRTAVSIAHRLSTAEAADEVLVFDRGRIVQRGPHAELVARPGVYADLHASWVSSARS from the coding sequence TTGAGCTCGTTTCAGGGGGTCGAGCGTTCCGGGGTGGCCACCGTCAGGCATGGGCTCTCGCTCACGCCGGAATTCCGCAAGGGGCTGGCCGGGACGCTCGCACTGGCCGTGGTGGCCACGGTCGGCAAGATCATCGTACCGATCGCGGTCCAGCAGACCATCGACACCGGGCTCGGCGGAGCGGCCCCCGACCTGGCCTACGTCCGCACCGCGGTGCTGCTGTGCGCCGCGGCCGTGGTGCTCACCGCACTGTGCGCGTACCTGATGAACGTCCGCCTCTACCGGGCCACCGAGTCCTCCCTGGCCACCCTCAGGGTGCGCGGCTTCCGGCACGTGCACGACCTGTCGGTCCTCACCCAGAACTCCGAGCGGCGCGGCGCCCTCGTCTCCCGGGTCACCGGCGACGTGGACCAGATCAGCACGTTCATGCAGTGGGGCGGGCTGATGATCATCATCGCCCTGGGGCAACTCCTGGTCTCCACCGTGCTGATGTTCGTCTACTCCTGGCAGCTGGCCCTGGTGGTGTGGGCGTGCTTCCTGCCGCTCATGGTCGTCCTGCCGCGCTTCCAGCGGTGGCTGTCCGGCGCCTACACCCGGGTCCGCGAGCGCACCGGTGACATGCTCTCCGCGGTCAGCGAGTCGGTGGTGGGCGCCGCGGTGATCAGGGCCCACGGCTCCGAGGCCCGTACGGCGGAAAGGCTCGACGCCACGATCGACGCCAACAAGGCGGCGCAGGCCCGCACCCAGCGGATCGTCGCGACGGTGTTCCCGCTGACCGAGATCGTCGCCTCGGTGGCCCTGGCCGCCGTGGTACTGGTCGGAGTGCGACTCGGCCTGGCCGGTGAGATCACCGTGGGGCGCCTGGTCGCCTTCCTGTTCCTCATCACGCTGTTCGTCTCGCCGATGCAGGTCGCCACCGAGGTGCTCAACGAGGCGCAGAACGCCATCGCCGGATGGCGGCGCATCCTCGGCGTGCTCGACACCCCGCCCGACGTCGCGGACCCGGGTCCGGAGGGTGTCGAACTGCCGCGCGGTCCAATCTCCGTCTCCTTCGAGGACGTCGGATTCTCCTATCCCGGCGGGGTGCCGGTGCTGCACGAGGTGTCGGCGAACATCCCGCCGCGCTCGCGGATCGCCGTGGTGGGGGAGACCGGTTCGGGCAAGACCACCTTCGCCAAGCTGCTAACCCGTCTGATGGACCCCGTCTCGGGGCGGATCACGGTGGACGGTCACGACCTGCGGACCGTCAGGTTCTCCTCGTTGCGTCGGCGCATCGTGATGGTCCCGCAGGACGGGTTCCTGTTCGACGGCACCCTGGCCGAGAACATCGCCTTCGGCCGCCCCTCGGCGACCGAGGAGGAGATCCGGCTGGCCATGACCGAGCTGGGGCTCACCGACTGGCTGGAGGGGCTGCCCGCCGACCTGTCGACCAGGGTGGGCCAGCGCGGTGAGTCGCTGTCGGCGGGCGAGCGCCAGCTCGTCGCGCTCGCCCGTGCCTACCTGGCGGACCCCGACCTGCTGCTGCTGGACGAGGCCACCTCCGCGGTGGACCCGGCGACGGAGGTACGGCTGGCCCGCGCCCTGGAGGGCGTCACCCGGGGCCGCACCGCCGTCTCCATCGCCCACCGGCTCTCCACCGCCGAGGCGGCCGACGAGGTGCTCGTCTTCGACCGGGGCCGGATCGTGCAGCGCGGCCCGCACGCCGAGCTGGTGGCGCGGCCCGGCGTCTACGCGGACCTGCACGCCTCCTGGGTCTCGTCCGCCCGTTCCTAG
- a CDS encoding TIGR03085 family metal-binding protein, with translation MNHARAERAALSDLFAQLGPDAPTLCEGWTTFDLAAHLVLRERRADALGGILLKPLAGYTDRVQESLKTRKGYPGLVELVRSGPSGLYRLPGLDQTVNATEFFIHHEDVRRAQRVWEPRELPADLEERFWKQIRGGIRVFLRRSPVRVVLHRIGGGVAIGGPKDAPRQVEVTGRAGELLLFCFGRQSHAKVDLSGDDEAVAKLMDAPLGV, from the coding sequence ATGAATCACGCCCGTGCCGAACGCGCCGCGCTCAGCGACCTGTTCGCCCAGCTCGGCCCGGATGCCCCTACCCTCTGCGAGGGCTGGACCACCTTCGACCTCGCCGCCCACCTCGTGCTGCGCGAGCGCCGCGCCGACGCGCTCGGCGGAATCCTCCTCAAGCCGCTGGCCGGATACACCGACAGGGTGCAGGAGTCACTGAAGACCAGGAAGGGCTACCCGGGCCTCGTCGAGCTCGTGCGCTCAGGGCCGTCCGGGCTCTACCGCCTTCCCGGCCTCGACCAGACCGTCAACGCGACGGAGTTCTTCATCCACCACGAGGACGTGCGGCGCGCGCAGCGGGTTTGGGAGCCGCGCGAGCTGCCCGCCGACCTTGAGGAGAGGTTCTGGAAGCAGATCCGCGGCGGCATCCGGGTGTTCCTTCGCCGCTCCCCCGTCCGGGTGGTCCTGCACCGCATCGGCGGGGGCGTCGCCATCGGCGGCCCCAAGGACGCCCCGCGGCAGGTCGAGGTGACGGGCCGGGCCGGAGAGCTGCTGCTGTTCTGCTTCGGCCGCCAATCCCACGCCAAGGTCGACCTGAGCGGCGACGACGAGGCGGTGGCCAAGCTGATGGACGCCCCCCTGGGCGTCTGA